In one window of Mytilus galloprovincialis chromosome 6, xbMytGall1.hap1.1, whole genome shotgun sequence DNA:
- the LOC143079909 gene encoding uncharacterized protein LOC143079909 gives MVEYTFVNLPSLYYLDLSGNNISLIEEHALGNLTELSTLDLTSNPINCNCSVIPFWSWIIERASIGTSARCSDGKLVISLRSTELDKCNPDSCQCFNGGKCITRGDGKVICDCIGQWTGEFCLESQCMTYDCGLGNCFVEPINGTAKCVCDNHQPTYCPGKHF, from the exons TGATTTAAGTGGAAACAACATTAGTCTAATTGAGGAACATGCTCTGGGAAACTTAACTGAACTATCAACGTT GGACCTTACTTCAAATCCAATCAACTGTAATTGCAGTGTAATTCCGTTCTGGTCCTGGATTATTGAAAGAGCATCTATTGGAACAAGCGCTAGATGTAGCGACGGAAAATTGGTTATATCTCTGAGATCCACTGAGCTTGACAAATGTAATC CTGATAGTTGCCAATGCTTTAATGGCGGAAAATGTATTACGCGTGGGGATGGAAAAGTTATATGTGACTGTATTGGACAATGGACTGGCGAATTTTGTCTAG AAAGTCAGTGTATGACATATGACTGTGGACTTGGAAACTGCTTTGTAGAACCAATAAATGGAACAGCGAAGTGTGTCTGTGACAACCATCAACCAACCTATTGTCCTGGTAAGCACTTTTGA
- the LOC143079908 gene encoding lipopolysaccharide-binding protein-like produces the protein MLVFNLTSKNIKDKKDILNTTCSGLCIGKFIPQIGKAFPNSTVELHMLSTKPPVTNISVGVLGVRAEGNITLLARKSDKSLHYLFTIYAKASIKVNLSMANEMIHGKLYDMKIQTKVTNSAIGTINDKALQFLVDSATITTIEPMINGLGTKGFPMPSTKDLQFQQSGIKLLPNTILIETDLKYAPKSTVLKFVPMNERYLANEI, from the exons ATGCTGGTGTTCAACTTGACttcaaaaaat ATCAAAGACAAGAAAGATATATTGAACACAACCTGTTCCGGTCTGTGTATTGGGAAATTCATTCCACAG ATCGGAAAAGCTTTCCCAAATAGTACAGTAGAACTACACATGCTTAGCACTAAACCACCagtgacaaatatatcagtcGGAGTCCTTGGTGTGCGAGCGGAAGGGAACATAACCCTGTTGGCTAGGAAATCAGACAAAAGTCTACATTATTTGTTTACAATCTATGCT AAAGCATCAATAAAAGTGAATCTTTCAATGGCAAATGAGATGATACATGGAAAACTTTACGATATGAA GATTCAAACAAAAGTTACGAACTCTGCCATTGGTACAATAAAT GATAAAGCCTTACAATTTCTTGTTGACAGTGCAACCATAACCACCATAGAACCAATGATCAA TGGTCTCGGAACCAAGGGGTTTCCTATGCCATCGACAAAGGATTTACAATTCCAACAGTCTGGTATTAAACTATTGCCG aacaCGATTCTTATTGAAACGGATTTGAAGTATGCTCCTAAATCAACTGTGCTGAAATTTGTGCCTATGAATGAGAGATACCTTGCAAACGAAATTTGA